The Virgibacillus phasianinus genome includes a window with the following:
- the galU gene encoding UTP--glucose-1-phosphate uridylyltransferase GalU: MKVRKAIIPAAGLGTRFLPATKAMPKEMLPIVDKPTIQYIVEEAIASGIEDIIIVTGKGKRAIEDHFDHSFELEQNLFGKGKFDLLKEVQKSSNLVDIHYIRQKEPKGLGHAIWCARKFIGDEPFAVLLGDDIVEAETPCLKQMIEQFDRYNGSILGVQQVLDKDVSRYGIVDGKDVDHRLYRVKDLIEKPRQETAPSNLAILGRYILSPQIFEILQSQKPGAGDEIQLTDAIAELNKHEAVFAYNFDGTRYDVGEKMGYIKTTIEFALERGSLRKELLDYLSAVVERELRPIGDDHG, encoded by the coding sequence GTGAAAGTAAGAAAAGCAATTATTCCTGCTGCTGGACTTGGAACCAGGTTTCTGCCGGCTACTAAGGCAATGCCTAAGGAGATGCTGCCAATCGTTGATAAGCCAACAATTCAATATATCGTGGAAGAAGCAATCGCATCAGGTATTGAAGATATTATTATAGTGACCGGAAAAGGGAAACGCGCAATTGAGGATCATTTCGATCACTCCTTTGAATTGGAACAAAACCTGTTTGGCAAAGGGAAATTTGATTTATTAAAAGAGGTGCAAAAGTCTTCAAACCTGGTTGATATTCATTATATTCGCCAAAAGGAACCAAAAGGGTTAGGTCATGCAATCTGGTGCGCCCGTAAATTTATTGGCGATGAGCCCTTTGCAGTATTACTTGGAGATGACATTGTTGAAGCCGAGACACCTTGCCTGAAGCAAATGATTGAACAGTTTGATCGATATAATGGATCTATTTTAGGGGTTCAGCAAGTGTTGGATAAAGATGTATCGAGATATGGCATTGTGGATGGAAAAGATGTCGACCACCGGTTATACCGTGTAAAGGATTTAATTGAAAAACCAAGACAGGAAACGGCGCCTTCCAACCTGGCTATTCTAGGCAGGTATATATTAAGTCCGCAGATTTTTGAAATATTGCAAAGTCAAAAGCCTGGTGCAGGTGATGAAATCCAACTGACAGATGCAATCGCAGAACTAAATAAACATGAAGCAGTGTTCGCCTATAATTTTGATGGAACCAGATATGATGTTGGAGAGAAAATGGGATATATTAAAACGACGATTGAATTCGCTTTAGAACGAGGCAGTTTAAGGAAAGAGTTACTTGATTATCTCTCTGCAGTAGTCGAAAGGGAATTAAGACCAATCGGTGATGACCATGGCTAA
- a CDS encoding polysaccharide biosynthesis protein: MTYRQRLPLFIILDSCIVLTAIFVSGILVNASIYVLTSPIIISSVTILLSHHLFSLKLKLYKKVWEYASVGELIIIFKVVSYSILSAAIVQQVLVQETFLRMLAVTWTLHMLLIGGSRFMWRLYRDSVMNKNDNKNRTLIVGAGSAGTMVARQLSKDNDSHLLPVAFIDDNIRKHQLDILGIPVIGGVGKIASAVQELNIENIIIAIPSLSKKELNTIFLECAKTKAKTKILPLLEDLVTGKVSVSQFRDVQVEDLLGRDPVDMDIESISESITGNVVLVTGAGGSIGSEVARQISMFRPKQLILLGHGENSIYSIELELGETYEGSSIEFFTEIADIQDAKKMAAIMADYQPDVVYHAAAHKHVPLMERNPEEAVKNNIIGTLNVAKAADWHHVKTFVMVSTDKAVNPTSVMGASKRLSEMIVQGMDRTSETKFVAVRFGNVLGSRGSVIPLFKKQIEKGGPITVTHPDMVRYFMTIPEASRLVIQAGALAQGGEVFVLDMGDPVKIVDLAKNLIKLSGNDINEIGIEFTGIRPGEKLFEELLQENEVHDQQVYPKIYIGKTAALYLEEIDDIISTYSKLDRDILRKRIVQLANQQTAYPTPAMSVSI; this comes from the coding sequence ATGACGTACAGACAAAGGCTGCCATTATTTATCATCCTCGATTCCTGTATTGTGCTCACAGCTATATTTGTTAGTGGCATTTTGGTTAATGCAAGTATTTATGTACTGACGTCTCCAATCATTATCAGCTCCGTTACGATTTTGCTAAGTCATCATTTATTTTCACTTAAGCTAAAACTTTATAAGAAGGTATGGGAATATGCAAGTGTTGGGGAATTAATCATTATTTTTAAAGTAGTATCGTATTCCATTCTTTCTGCTGCAATAGTTCAGCAAGTGCTGGTCCAAGAAACATTTTTAAGGATGCTTGCTGTCACATGGACACTTCATATGTTGTTAATAGGTGGATCCAGATTCATGTGGAGGCTGTATCGTGATTCCGTGATGAACAAGAATGATAATAAAAATAGAACATTAATTGTTGGTGCAGGGTCAGCAGGAACAATGGTTGCCAGGCAACTTTCAAAGGATAATGACAGTCACTTACTGCCTGTTGCCTTTATTGACGACAATATAAGGAAACACCAGCTTGATATTCTGGGGATCCCGGTTATAGGCGGGGTTGGGAAAATAGCAAGTGCTGTACAAGAACTTAACATAGAAAATATTATTATCGCCATTCCTTCATTGAGTAAAAAGGAACTAAATACAATTTTTTTAGAGTGTGCAAAAACTAAAGCTAAAACAAAAATTCTTCCACTTCTTGAGGATTTGGTAACAGGTAAAGTATCTGTCAGTCAATTTCGAGATGTGCAAGTAGAAGATCTGCTTGGCAGGGATCCAGTGGATATGGATATTGAAAGTATCTCTGAGAGTATCACCGGAAATGTGGTGCTGGTTACTGGCGCAGGAGGTTCGATTGGTTCTGAGGTGGCAAGGCAGATATCCATGTTTCGACCTAAACAGTTAATTCTGCTTGGCCATGGTGAAAATAGTATTTATTCAATTGAGTTGGAGCTAGGAGAGACGTATGAAGGGAGCTCAATTGAATTCTTTACAGAAATAGCCGACATTCAGGATGCTAAGAAAATGGCGGCAATTATGGCTGACTATCAACCTGATGTAGTATACCATGCCGCAGCACATAAACATGTGCCACTAATGGAACGAAATCCGGAAGAAGCGGTTAAAAATAATATAATCGGTACATTGAACGTGGCCAAGGCAGCTGACTGGCATCATGTGAAAACCTTCGTCATGGTTTCAACAGATAAGGCGGTAAATCCTACAAGTGTGATGGGTGCATCGAAAAGGCTGTCCGAAATGATTGTTCAGGGAATGGACCGGACAAGCGAAACAAAGTTTGTTGCGGTTCGGTTTGGTAATGTTTTGGGGAGCAGGGGGAGTGTGATTCCTTTATTCAAAAAACAAATTGAGAAAGGTGGTCCAATAACGGTAACTCATCCAGATATGGTCCGTTACTTTATGACTATTCCTGAAGCATCGAGACTGGTTATTCAAGCGGGTGCATTAGCACAGGGCGGGGAAGTATTTGTTTTGGATATGGGAGACCCTGTCAAAATTGTCGATCTGGCTAAAAATTTAATTAAGTTATCTGGAAATGATATCAATGAAATTGGGATAGAATTTACGGGGATCAGGCCAGGGGAAAAGCTGTTTGAAGAATTATTGCAGGAAAATGAAGTGCATGATCAGCAGGTATACCCGAAAATTTATATTGGAAAAACAGCAGCCCTTTATTTAGAAGAAATTGATGACATTATCTCCACTTACTCTAAACTAGATCGGGATATATTAAGGAAAAGAATAGTTCAATTGGCTAACCAGCAAACGGCATATCCGACACCTGCCATGTCAGTATCCATATAA
- a CDS encoding CpsD/CapB family tyrosine-protein kinase, producing the protein MIFHKRGRTDSNKRHLITYSNPDSIVSDQFRAIRTNINFLTEKRKHRLFIITSPGEGEGKSTTTANLAVSMAHQKEKILLIDANLRNPIIHDVFKIPNELGLTSILTGKVRAESAIQQTDIGNLEIITSGATLFNPAELLGNEQMTTLLKTVADLYDIVLIDSPPVLDSTETRVLANQCDGVVIVLNRGKTAIEKTIESRRVLELAHSRLVGAIINEKR; encoded by the coding sequence TTGATATTTCATAAGAGGGGTCGAACAGATTCAAATAAAAGGCATCTAATCACATATTCCAATCCGGACTCTATTGTCTCCGATCAATTTCGGGCAATTCGAACCAACATAAACTTTTTAACGGAAAAAAGAAAACACCGGTTGTTTATTATTACTTCACCAGGTGAGGGGGAAGGAAAATCAACTACGACGGCAAATTTAGCTGTTTCAATGGCACATCAAAAAGAAAAGATTTTATTAATTGATGCTAATTTAAGAAATCCTATTATTCATGACGTATTTAAAATACCAAATGAACTGGGATTAACGAGTATACTTACAGGCAAAGTCAGAGCTGAAAGTGCAATACAGCAAACAGATATTGGCAATCTTGAAATAATTACGAGCGGGGCGACATTATTCAATCCAGCTGAACTATTGGGGAATGAACAAATGACAACCTTATTGAAAACAGTAGCAGATCTGTATGATATTGTTCTGATTGATTCACCACCAGTACTTGATTCTACAGAAACAAGAGTATTAGCAAACCAATGTGACGGGGTTGTAATAGTCTTAAACCGTGGGAAAACCGCAATAGAAAAGACAATTGAATCCAGGCGTGTATTAGAGTTAGCGCATTCAAGACTAGTGGGGGCAATTATCAATGAAAAACGATAA
- a CDS encoding YveK family protein, with protein sequence MGKLKQERLIENLKEKEINLKEYYLLIKKRFWIVIVITILTTSAGYFYSSLNNTLLYQSSTRVIIGSEEGGDMKTLLVMIKDPIIMEKVIDELELTRSADAIAAGITAEIIDDSRVVKISVTDQNPQTAAAIANTTAEVFKREIVNLLDFRDVQLLSEAKENPSAINQTQNKTTIIGFVFGIIVGVGLIFLLDALDTTVKHESEIELILGVPVIGIVSNMNKKKVVEKKVKVPVVESRSETVDIS encoded by the coding sequence ATGGGTAAATTAAAACAGGAAAGACTCATTGAAAATTTAAAGGAAAAGGAAATTAACTTAAAGGAATATTACCTCCTAATAAAAAAACGATTCTGGATTGTGATTGTTATTACGATACTGACAACTTCAGCAGGTTATTTTTACAGCAGTTTGAACAATACATTATTATATCAGAGTTCGACAAGAGTCATAATCGGCTCAGAAGAAGGGGGAGATATGAAAACCCTTTTGGTTATGATTAAAGATCCGATTATTATGGAGAAGGTTATTGATGAATTGGAGTTAACCAGGTCAGCAGATGCAATTGCCGCGGGGATAACTGCCGAAATTATTGATGATTCGCGTGTAGTTAAGATATCAGTAACTGATCAAAATCCGCAAACCGCTGCTGCCATTGCAAATACAACAGCGGAAGTATTCAAACGGGAAATAGTAAATCTCTTGGATTTTAGAGATGTCCAATTATTATCAGAGGCCAAAGAAAACCCGAGTGCAATTAACCAAACGCAGAATAAAACAACAATCATTGGATTTGTGTTTGGAATCATTGTTGGTGTTGGATTGATCTTTTTGTTAGATGCTTTAGATACAACTGTTAAACATGAGAGTGAAATAGAGCTTATCTTAGGTGTTCCAGTAATAGGCATTGTTTCTAATATGAATAAGAAAAAGGTAGTGGAAAAAAAGGTGAAAGTACCAGTAGTTGAATCGAGGAGTGAGACGGTTGATATTTCATAA
- a CDS encoding DEAD/DEAH box helicase has product MKNDIDMMQPFLQEAWKNSGFTELTVIQEKTSYLVREGRDIIAEAPTGSGKTLAYLIPILQKIDTSQKQVQAVILASSHELVMQIHQEIQKWTKGSSISSAALIGGANINRQIEKLKKKPQIVAGTPGRILELINRKKLKMHEVQSLVLDEADQLIVDEHVNTVNSIMKSTSKDRQLLLFSATLPQSVEEVGLAYMKDPAVIRVKESETNKPKVNHVYVMCEAREKLDLLKKLTNIPNSKVLAFMRDIGNLAVLAEKLAYKGLDVGVLHSDTRKEQRQKALKTFRTADNALLLATDVAARGLDIDDLTHVVNVDLPKDITQYKHRAGRTGRLGSSGGTIVSLIEPYEYKQLSKFVKEVGEELHEKVLYAGKLINPK; this is encoded by the coding sequence ATGAAAAATGACATAGATATGATGCAGCCCTTCTTACAGGAAGCATGGAAAAATTCCGGATTTACTGAATTGACCGTAATACAAGAAAAGACGAGCTATCTGGTTAGAGAAGGCCGTGACATAATAGCGGAGGCTCCAACTGGGAGCGGGAAGACACTTGCCTATTTGATACCAATATTACAAAAAATTGATACAAGTCAGAAACAGGTTCAAGCCGTTATTTTGGCATCAAGCCATGAACTTGTGATGCAAATCCACCAGGAAATTCAGAAATGGACTAAAGGAAGCAGTATATCGAGTGCAGCATTGATTGGTGGAGCAAATATTAATCGCCAAATTGAAAAATTAAAAAAGAAACCGCAAATTGTTGCAGGGACACCTGGGAGAATTCTTGAATTAATTAACCGTAAAAAATTAAAAATGCATGAAGTTCAATCATTAGTTTTAGATGAAGCAGACCAATTAATCGTTGATGAGCATGTGAATACTGTGAATAGTATTATGAAAAGCACCAGCAAGGATCGTCAATTATTGTTGTTTTCAGCTACTCTTCCACAGTCAGTGGAGGAAGTTGGCTTAGCATATATGAAAGATCCTGCAGTCATTCGTGTGAAAGAGTCAGAAACGAATAAACCTAAAGTGAATCATGTCTATGTAATGTGTGAAGCACGTGAAAAACTGGACCTACTGAAAAAATTGACGAATATACCCAATTCTAAAGTCCTTGCGTTTATGCGTGACATCGGAAACTTAGCCGTTTTGGCTGAAAAGCTTGCCTATAAGGGATTGGATGTTGGAGTCCTGCATAGTGATACCCGCAAGGAACAGCGGCAAAAAGCATTAAAAACATTTCGAACAGCTGATAATGCTTTATTACTTGCAACTGATGTTGCCGCCCGAGGGTTAGATATTGACGATCTAACACATGTAGTTAATGTTGATTTGCCAAAGGATATTACGCAATATAAACACCGGGCAGGAAGAACCGGACGCCTTGGGTCAAGTGGGGGAACCATTGTATCGTTAATTGAACCGTATGAATACAAACAGCTTAGTAAATTTGTAAAAGAGGTTGGCGAAGAGTTACACGAGAAGGTATTATATGCAGGGAAACTTATAAACCCGAAATAG
- a CDS encoding YjcZ family sporulation protein, with protein MSYGGNNGGFALIVVLFILLIIVGAGGFMNGFGGGGY; from the coding sequence ATGAGCTACGGTGGAAATAATGGTGGATTCGCGTTAATCGTTGTATTGTTTATTTTGCTTATTATTGTCGGAGCAGGCGGCTTTATGAACGGCTTTGGCGGTGGCGGATATTAA
- a CDS encoding FAD-dependent oxidoreductase, protein MYGEQVYTEYLQGASFSWGRYEFSAGCFTLFSPNQESDFDDAIYLPERRVHFAGEHTSSFHGWVEGAIESGIRSSYEVYYRKDKY, encoded by the coding sequence ATTTACGGGGAACAAGTATACACAGAATATTTACAAGGTGCCTCATTTAGCTGGGGTCGATATGAATTTTCTGCTGGGTGTTTCACCTTATTCTCGCCAAACCAGGAATCCGATTTTGATGACGCAATATATTTACCTGAACGCAGGGTTCACTTTGCAGGAGAACATACTTCGTCATTTCATGGTTGGGTAGAGGGAGCAATTGAATCCGGAATTCGATCATCCTATGAGGTTTATTATCGAAAAGATAAATACTAA